The genomic window TTTTCAAAACCGTTCTCGAAAAGGGCGAGGACATCCTGAACCGCGATCTGCGCTACAAGAAATCGGTCCTGCACATCGATATCTTCTCCATCGAGCAGTACCGGGTGGTTTGCGGCATCTTCCAGGACATCACCAGCCCCACCATGCACAAGGAAGCCATGATTCAGAAAGCCCAGGACGTCATCAAGAAGAACCTCGCCACCGTCCAGCAGATCGCTTACCTGCTGGGTGAAAACGCGGCGGAATCCGAAGTGATCCTCAATTCCATCATCCATTCCATGACATCGCCGGAGCTGGAATGATGAAACCGTTGCGGAATTTCTTCCTGGACATCGATTACTACCAGTACTGCAAACACCGGCAGTACGTGGCGGGGGATGTTTTTCTGTCGCACAAGCTCAAGGAGGACAACCGCTTCATCGCGGTTCTCTCCGACGGGCTGGGCAGCGGGATCAAGGCGAGCGTTCTCGCCACCCTGACCGCGACCATGGCGCTCAAATACATCTCCAACTACGCGGACATCAGGGAAACCGCCGAAGTCATCATGGACACGCTTCCCGTTTGCAGCGTGCGCAAGATCAGCTACTCCACCTTCACCATTGTCGACATCAACAGCTCGGGGCACGTGCGCGTGATCGAACACGGCAACCCGGCCTACGTGCTGATGCGGCAAACCGAAAGCGTTCCCGTCGAGAAGACCCCGATCCAGCTCAAGAAGTGGCATGACCGGGAAGTGAGCTTCTCGGAATTCAACGCGTGCATCGGGGACCGGATCCTCTATTTTTCCGACGGCGTTAGCCAGGCGGGCATGGGCCGCCCCGAGTATCCCCTTGGTTGGGGCAGGAAAAACGTCATCCAGCAACTCAAGAAATGGATCAGCTGGGAGGACGACATTTCGTCGCGCGTCCTGGCCATGAAAACCGCCATTCGGGCACGGCAGATCGACGGCTACGAACCCAAGGACGACATCACCTGCGGGGTGATGTACCTGCGCCACCCCCGATCCCTGCTCGTCGTGACGGGCCCCCCCTACTCGGACACCAAGGACACGGAACTGGCCCAGATGGTGGAAGCCTTCGAAGGGCGCAAGGTGATCTGCGGAGGCACGACAGCATCGATCATCGGCCGGGAGCTCGACCGTGACATCGACATGAACCTCGACAGCCTCGATCCCGACGTTCCCCCCTCTTCCATGATGGAAGGGATCGACCTCATCACGGAAGGCACCCTGACGCTCAGCAAGGTGGCCGACATCCTCGAACGGGGGCAGAAGCCCGAGCTGATGCGCGCCAACGCCGCGACCACCCTCGTGTCCAATCTGCTCGACAGCGACATCATCTTCTTCGTCGTGGGCACGCGCATCAACGAGGCGCACCAGGACCCGAATCTCCCCGTCGAGCTCGACATCCGCAGGAACATCATCAAGAAGATCACGAACCTGCTCGAAGAGAAATACCTGAAGGAAACCCACAAGCGGTTCATTTAGGAACTTCGCGCGATAGCCGGTACTGGTTGGTGGGGATGGTCGGCATCCGGTTTCGCCGGCCACGTCTCCCTGGCCGCAGAGCGTGACCCGCGTTGCGTGCCTGGAACAGAGCGCGGTATTCCAGGCATGCCGGTGCGCAATCCCGGTGACTCCGAGACGCCGGCCTGACCGTGATGCTGCTTCCACAGTTTGTCCGCCGTGTCCCGTGCCCCTATCCTGCTTCCCGTCGCTCCGGGATCAGCCTTCCTGTATCCATAAACGGCCTGCGTCGAACCGCGGTCGCTTCGATCTCCTGCAGGCCATGTTCCGCGCGGCCGCTCGACCCTCGGCAAAATCATTCGAGACTGCGCGATAAACGCCGGAGGCTCACCCGACGGGTTGCTTCGCTTTTGTTCCCGACGCCCGTTCTTTGAGTTGACCGACAATGGGATGTTCCGGCCCGAGTTCCTCGACGGCGATATCGACCGGCAATTTCCCGTCGTAGGCAACGATGTCCAGGCGGGCGCCGGCATCGATGAGCGGTTGAGCGCTATCCGGGTAGGCGTGCCACAAAGCGTCGTGCAGGGGCGTGTAGCCGTTCGCCGGTCCCTGGTAGTCCAGGTTGACGCCTTTTGCCTTCACGAGCAGGCGCGTGATTTCAGTGTGCCCGTTGTAAGTCGCCTTGTGCAGCGGAACCGCGCCGAACACCGGCTCGATCGCGTTCACGTCGGCGCCGCGCTCGATGAGTTCCCGCACGATGTCGACATGCCCCCGGAGCGATGCAATGAGCAATGGCGTGTGACCGTCCCAGAGCTTGCCGACGATGGGAAACCGCTCCTCCAGGTCGCCGCCCCTGGCGAGGGCGGTTCGCACCCCTTCGAGGTTCCCTTCCAGAACGGCCTGATTGACGCCGCCCGCGCACTGCCTGGAATCGTCGGACGCGCGCCTCTCCCGGACCATTTCCTTGATCCTGTTGAGAGCCGCAAGCCCGGCCTCCCCCTTGTTCACGTTGAG from Syntrophobacter fumaroxidans MPOB includes these protein-coding regions:
- a CDS encoding SpoIIE family protein phosphatase; this encodes MMKPLRNFFLDIDYYQYCKHRQYVAGDVFLSHKLKEDNRFIAVLSDGLGSGIKASVLATLTATMALKYISNYADIRETAEVIMDTLPVCSVRKISYSTFTIVDINSSGHVRVIEHGNPAYVLMRQTESVPVEKTPIQLKKWHDREVSFSEFNACIGDRILYFSDGVSQAGMGRPEYPLGWGRKNVIQQLKKWISWEDDISSRVLAMKTAIRARQIDGYEPKDDITCGVMYLRHPRSLLVVTGPPYSDTKDTELAQMVEAFEGRKVICGGTTASIIGRELDRDIDMNLDSLDPDVPPSSMMEGIDLITEGTLTLSKVADILERGQKPELMRANAATTLVSNLLDSDIIFFVVGTRINEAHQDPNLPVELDIRRNIIKKITNLLEEKYLKETHKRFI